From one Anabas testudineus chromosome 18, fAnaTes1.2, whole genome shotgun sequence genomic stretch:
- the LOC113168359 gene encoding deoxyribonuclease-2-alpha-like: MSERQKEREDQQQTDTDKSSEVWGNRKESLLVLSGIHSSLFVIFPEALQEVMWRVVLAVGLLCGGSDGQVSCKNEAGVAVDWYILYKGANSFDFIYIDRTMRGGFKKGSSPINHQDGILAKTLAPIFTDKPECEFIAYNDQPPYGSSGSACGHSKGVVLVDKDTVVWLLHSTPQFPETRESNKFFPDTGKTFAQTFICVTFPKSQLDKIETHLRHIRAHIFDSNMDKFSAVKFREVWTSDKMLNEQTVLYQDLTSMDGENFKCFFKKISKEPEDGDLYVTIANTLETNLYVQTWGRQKHKSGSSCSARRYCLYNVQSIKSTLLGNWNCGSDHSKWCVSENKDWTCIADSNRGERQFERPGGALCIKNHVVTNAFKKLGKKTSIRPKKPKKKNTKRITNVKDKRYPKKKSYPKKKKISKGKTTFIF; the protein is encoded by the exons atgtcagagagacagaaggagagagaagatcAGCAACAGACTGACACAGACAAATCAAGCGAAGTGTGGGGAAACAGGAAAGAG AGTTTGTTGGTATTGAGTGGAATCCATTCCTCCCTCTTTGTGATATTCCCTGAAGCACTGCAGGAAGTCATGTGGAGGGTTGTCCTCGCTGTTGGTCTGCTCTGCGGGGGCTCAGACGGCCAAGTATCCTGTAAAAATGAAGCTGGTGTTGCAGTGGACTG GTACATTTTGTACAAGGGGGCAAACAGCtttgactttatttacattGATAGAACTATGAGAGGAGGATTTAAAAAGGGCTCTAGTCCCATCAACCACCAAGATGGTATCCTGGCGAAAACCTTGGCTCCGATCTTCACTGAT AAACCAGAATGTGAATTCATTGCCTACAATGATCAACCACCATATGGCAGTTCAGGGAGTGCATGTGGACACAGCAAAG GGGTTGTACTGGTGGATAAAGACACTGTGGTCTGGCTCCTACACAGTACACCCCAATTTCCTGAAACAAGGGAAAGTAATAAATTCTTTCCTGacactggaaaaacatttgCTCAGACATTTATCTGTGTAACATTCCCCAAGAGCCAGTTAGACAAAATAG AAACACACCTTCGACATATCAGAGCTCACATTTTTGACTCAAACATGGACAAATTTTCTGCAGTGAAGTTTCGTGAAGTTTGGACATCAgataaaatgctaaatgaacAAACAGTACTTTACCAGGACCTGACATCGATGGATGGtgaaaactttaaatgtttttttaagaaaatctCAAAGGAGCCAGAAG ATGGAGATCTTTATGTTACTATTGCAAACACACTGGAGACTAATTTGTATGTCCAGACCTGGGGtagacagaaacataaaagtGGTTCAAGCTGCTCAGCCAGACGATACTGTTTGTATAATGTTCAATCAATAAAATCTACACTGTTGGGTAATTGGAACTGTGGCTCAGATCACTCCAAgtggtgtgtgtctgaaaaTAAAGACTGGACTTGTATTGCTGATTCAAATAGAGGAGAAAGACAGTTTGAAAGGCCAGGAGGAGCACTGTGCATCAAAAATCATGTTGTGACAAATGCATTTAAGAAATTGGGAAAGAAGACCAGCATACGCCCCAAAAAacccaagaaaaaaaataccaaaagaataacaaatgtaaaagacaaaagataTCCAAAGAAAAAATCCtatccaaagaaaaaaaaaatatccaaaggaaaaacaacatttattttttaa
- the LOC113168124 gene encoding endonuclease domain-containing 1 protein-like, protein MWCLLPLAVLLLLSISPTETEVVQSMSKCVGFLLDETPPQVTGILNNSRILNQNRYKIICQTHNNTRRFLTLYDTTNKIPVFSAYKYRGGKDNHTGRPNSDWKMEPQLENPNGDKSMKKSNKPAYQRQASNDDYKNTSNYDRGHLFPSSYGFDKSDKVSTFTLTNVVPQAKSFNQGSWSRMEQEVKKTMDDLCYNNNDKLEAYVMTGAQPSQGNKLKNRVNVPSMLWTAFCCYSHRNDKWIASAYSRDNVPDKAKDHINTKTLQELYNELNKTLVVFPGSKCL, encoded by the exons ATGTGGTGTCTCCTGCCCCtcgctgtcctcctcctcctgtccatcagtcccacagagactgaagtggTGCAGTCGATGTCAAAGTGTGTAGGGTTTCTTCTTGATGAAACTCCTCCACAGGTTACAGGCATACTGAATAACAGTAGAATCCTGAACCAGAACCGATACAAAATCATCTGCCAGACGCATAACAACACAAGAAGGTTTTTGACGCTCTACGACACCACAAACAAGatcccagtgttttctgcttataagtacagaggaggaaaagataaTCACACAGGAAGACCCAACAGTGACTGGAAGATGGAGCCACAG CTTGAAAATCCAAATGGTGATAAAAGCATGAAGAAAAGTAATAAACCTGCATATCAGCGCCAGGCCAGTAATGATGACTATAAGAATACCAGCAACTATGATAGGGgtcatttatttccatcttctTATGGATTTGATAAAAGTGATAAAGTCTCAacattcacactgacaaacGTTGTTCCACAAGCTAAATCGTTCAATCAGGGCAGCTGGAGCCGCATGGAGCAAGAGGTGAAGAAAACCATGGACGACCTCTgctacaataataatgataaactCGAAGCCTACGTAATGACTGGAGCACAGCCAAGCCAAGGCAATAAACTCAAAAACAGAGTTAATGTACCTTCAATGCTCTGGacagctttctgctgttacagtcaCAGAAACGATAAGTGGATAGCGAGTGCGTATTCAAGAGACAACGTTCCAGATAAAGCTAAAGATCACATAAATACCAAGACACTGCAAGAACTCTATAATGAACTGAACAAAACGCTTGTGGTATTTCCTGGATCAAAGTGCCTTTAA